CATCCTCGACCAAGGCGACGTCGAGCTCCTCGGCGAGATCGATCAGCCGCTCGCGGCCCTCCCGGCCCAGGGTCTCGCCGGTCGGGTTGGCGAAGTCGGCGGAGAGATAGGCGAGCTTGACCCGGCCGCCCGCAGCGGCCGCGGCCTGGCGGTAGGACTCGGCCGTGCGGTTGCCGCCGGGCGAGAGCTGGTCATAAGCCGGCTCATAGGCGTTGAAGGCCTGCAGCGCGCCGAGATAGGTCGGCGTGGTGACGAGGGCGGTGTCGCTGGGCGAGAGATAGAGCTTGCCGAGATAGTCGAGCGCCTGCTGCGAGCCCGAGACGATGAAGACGTTGTCGGCCGTGCAGGCGATGCCGAGCCCGGCCATCTGCCCGACCAGCCGGTCGCGCAGCGGCCGGTAGCCCTCGCTCACCGAATATTGCAGGGCCGCGCGTCCGGCCTCGCCGGCGAGGATGTGCCGATAGGCCTCGGCGAAAGCCTCGGCGGGGAAGAGCGCGGGATCGGGAATGCCGCCGGCAAAAGAGACGATGTCCGGCCGGTCGAGCAGCTTCAGCAGCTCCCGGATCTCCGACGCCTTCATGCGCCCCGCGCGCGTGGCAAAGGCCGCTTCCGTCACCATGGGGTCCTCCATCGGCTTTTGCGGCAGCATCGCACCTTGGGCAAATAAGTCAATAGTACTGACCTATTTGGCGAGGTCGACATGAAGCCGGAGCCCGATCCACCGTGAGGTTGTGATGTCGGGGAGCCGATCGAGAGGCGCCGCCGCTTGCGGCCCTCAGCCTGTTCGCCGGCGAGCCGCTATCAGCCGCGGCGCAGCGCCAGGCTCCAGCGATGGAGCGCCTCGATGCCGAGCCGGACGTCTGCGACGGTGACGCTTTCGGCGGGATGATGGCTGATGCCGCCTGCGCAGCGCAGGAACAGCATGCCGATCTCGGTGATCGCGCTCACGGCGATGCCGTCATGGCCCGCGCCGCTCGCCAGGCGTGGGGCGGGCAGGCCCATGCCCGCGAGGACCCCGGCCAGAGCTTCGACGAGGCGTGGCGAGCAGGGCGTCGTCTCGGTCCGGCTGGTGACCTGCCAGGCAAGCTCGACCCTGCGGCGCCGGGCGGACGCCTGGAACTCCGCCAGGGCGGCGTCGACGAGCCTGGTGCGGACCTCGTCCTGCGCCGCGCGGATGTCGACGGAGAAGCGCACCCGGCCGGGGATGACGTTCACGGCATCGGGGGCGACCCGCAGGTGGCCGACCGTGCCGACGGCCTCGGCGCCGGCGCAGAGGCGTTCGACCGCCAGCACGCATTCGGCGGCGGCGGCGAGCGCATCGCGCCGCAGACGCATCGGCACGGTGCCGGCGTGCCCCGCAGTGCCGTCGACGGTGACCAGCAGGCGCGTCGCCCCGGCGATGGCGGTGACGCAGCCGAGCGGAACATCCGCGTCCTCCAGCGCCGGTCCCTGCTCGATATGCAGCTCGAGATAGGCGGCCGGCGGATCCCGGCGCCGGCTGGCGGCGCCGACGCCGTCCGGATCGACGCCGAAGCTGCGCAGCGCCGTCGCAGCGTCGATGCCGTCGGCGTCGCGCCGCTCCCGCCAGTCCGGCGCCAGCGTGCCGGCCACGGCGGCGCTGCCGAGGATCGAGCCGCCGAAGCGCACGCCCTCCTCGTCGGCGAAGCCGATCACCTCCACGGCGAGGGGCAGGCGGCGGCCCTCGCGCCGCAGCCGTTCGACCACGGCGATGCCCGCGACCACGCCGAGCGGCCCGTCATAGCGGCCGCCGTCGCGCACGGTGTCGAGATGCGAGCCGATCATCACGGCAGAGGCGCCGGCGGTCTCCGCCTCCCAGCGGCCGACGACATTGCCGGCCGCGTCGATCCCAGCCGCCATGCCGGCCTCGCGCATCCAGGCGAGGACGCGGGCATTGGCGTCGCGCAACGCCGGCGAGAAGGCGAGGCGCGTGATCCGGCCGGGCTCGTCGGTGCAGGCCGCGAGCGCGTCGAGACGCGCCATCGCGATGTCGGCGTCGTCCCGGCTCGGCTCAGAAGCGGACGTCACGGTTGACGTCCTTGTAGAGGAGATAGGCCGAGGGGGTCCAACCCGTGGGGTAGAACAGCTGCGGACAATAGGGGCCCATCCAGATGAAGTCGCCCTGCCAGACCTCGTGCCAGTCCTGGTCGAGGAGATACATGCCCTGGCCTTCCAGCATCACCAGCCCGTGCTCGTTGATGTGGGTCTCCACATCGGGAAAATGGGCGCCTGGCGCGAAGGACAGGATGTTCATCTCCATGTCGAAGCGCATGTCGCCATGGGGCAGGAGGTGCTCCCAGGTGCGGCCCTCCGTGCCGTTGTGGTTGACTTTCTCGACCGCGGAGCGCCGGGAGACGATCGGCTCGGGCACCGGCAGCCCGGCCGGCTCATAGGGCCGCTTCAGGCCGATCACGGCGGCCTCTTGCGGGCCGTCATTGCGCAGGGAGAAGCGGGTCTCCGGCGGGAGATAGGCAAAGCCTTCGCGGTCGAGCGGGAAGGCCGTGCCCTCGACCGTGAGCATCACCGGCCCGCCGGTGATGTAGAAGAACCGCTCCAGGCCGTCGCCGAAGGCTTCGCACGTGCCGCCGTCCGGCGCGATCTCGAGCAGGGCCTGGGCAAAGCGGGCGCCGAGCTGCGGCGCGGCCTGGAAGCGCACGATGGTCTTCTCCCAGCGCGGGAGGTAGCTGTCCATGATGCCTTCGGGCGGCATCACGGCATAGTTGCGCTTCACGACGCCGCGGGTATGGCCATAGGCGCCGGGCGGCAGGCGGCCCGGCTTCACCGGCATCGAGCGGGGATGCATCGAAGACCTCCCTCAGAAATCGGCCGGCAGCGCCACCGTCATGATGATCTCGACGAGGTCGCCGTCGGGCATCACCGACTGCACGAAGGAGCGGACGGGGCCGCAGCCTGCGGGCATCCATTTCGCCCAGACCGCGTCGAATTCGGGCTTGCGGCCATGGTCGGTGACGATCACCTCGGCCCGCATGATCCGGGTCCGGTCGAGGCCGTGGTCGCGGAGATAGCCGTCGATGACCGCGAGCGCGTCCTCGGCCTGGCCGGGCAGGTCCAGCGTCAGGTCGCGCGCGGTGGCGACGCACCAGAGGAAGCCGCCGCCGCCGGGAAAGCGGTGGATCGCGACCTTGGACTTGGTCGGCATCTCCTCGATCGGGGTGCGGATGATGTCGGTCATGATCGTTCCTCAGGCGAGTTGGGCGCGGGCGGCGTCGAAGCCGTTGGCGAGGCGGCCGAGCGGCCGGGCGAGGTCGTAGGGGCCGCGTGGCAGGAACCGGCCCGAGCCTTCCTCCGCCAGCAGCTTGCCCTCGCGCATGGCTGGGATGCCGCGGCGGATGGTCATCACCGGCCAGCCCGTCACCTCGCGTCCCTCATAGGGCGTGTAGTCGACGGCATGCTGCAGCAGCGCATTGGTCAGGGTGACGCGCTTGCCCGGGTCCCACAGCACGATGTCGGCATCGGCGCCCGGCGCGATGGTGCCCTTGCGCCCGCCGAGGCCGTAGATCCGCGCCGGGTTGGCGGCCGTCAGGGCGACGAAGGTGGGGAGGTCGATGCGGCCCTTGACCACGCCCTCGGAGAACAGCAGCGGCAGGCGCGAGCCGACGCCCGGCACGCCGTTGGGGATGTCGCGGAAGGAGGCGTCCCGGCCGTGCATGTCCTTGGCATGGTGGCCGGTGGTGTTGAAGGCGCTGTGGTCGGAGGAGACGACGTCGAGCACGCCCTGGCGCATCATCTCCCACAGGCCCTCGTGGTCGGCCTCGTCGCGCGGTGCCGGGCTGCACATGGCCTTCGACCCCTCGAAGCCGGGGCGGTCCATGTCGGCGGCGGTGAGGGCGAAATACTGCGGGCAGGTCTCGCCCCAGACCTTGAGGCCGCGGCGCTTGGCCCGGGCGATCTCCTCGGCGACCTCGGCGCAGGAGACGTGGAAGACCTGGATCGGGGTGTCGACCAGCTCGGCCAGGGCGATGGCGCGGTAGGTCGTCTCGCGCTCCACCACCTTGGGCCGCGACCAGGCATGGTATTTCGGCGCGGTCAGGCCGGCGGCCAGGAGCTGCTCGGTCAGCCAGCCGATGGCGTCGTAGTTCTCGCAATGCACCGCCACCATGGCGCCCTCGCGCCGCGCGGCGGCGAGCACGCGCAGGAACTGGCGGTCGTCGAGCCGGGCGCCGTCATAGGTGAGGAAGACCTTGAGGCTGCGGATGCCGGAGGCGACGATCGCCGGGATCTCGGCCAGCACCGCATCGGTCGGATCGGTGACGATCTGGTGGAAGCTGTAGTCGATGATCGAGCGCTCGCCCCGCCGCAGCGTCTCGGCCAGCACGTCGCGGATCGGCTCGCCCTTGAACTGGGCGACGAAGGAGATCGCCGTGGTCGTGCCGCCGGCCAGCGCCGAGCGGCTGCCGGTGACAAAGTCCTCGGCGCCATAGCCCATGCCCGGCTCGACCTGGTCGAGATGGCAATGGGTGTCGACCCCGCCCGGCATCACCAGCAGGCCGTCGGCCTCGATCGTCTGCCGGCCGGCGAGGTTTTCGCC
This region of Labrys wisconsinensis genomic DNA includes:
- a CDS encoding Rid family hydrolase, with product MTDIIRTPIEEMPTKSKVAIHRFPGGGGFLWCVATARDLTLDLPGQAEDALAVIDGYLRDHGLDRTRIMRAEVIVTDHGRKPEFDAVWAKWMPAGCGPVRSFVQSVMPDGDLVEIIMTVALPADF
- the hydA gene encoding dihydropyrimidinase; the encoded protein is MTDDFDLAIRGGTVVTETQVFRADVGIRGGRIAAVGENLAGRQTIEADGLLVMPGGVDTHCHLDQVEPGMGYGAEDFVTGSRSALAGGTTTAISFVAQFKGEPIRDVLAETLRRGERSIIDYSFHQIVTDPTDAVLAEIPAIVASGIRSLKVFLTYDGARLDDRQFLRVLAAARREGAMVAVHCENYDAIGWLTEQLLAAGLTAPKYHAWSRPKVVERETTYRAIALAELVDTPIQVFHVSCAEVAEEIARAKRRGLKVWGETCPQYFALTAADMDRPGFEGSKAMCSPAPRDEADHEGLWEMMRQGVLDVVSSDHSAFNTTGHHAKDMHGRDASFRDIPNGVPGVGSRLPLLFSEGVVKGRIDLPTFVALTAANPARIYGLGGRKGTIAPGADADIVLWDPGKRVTLTNALLQHAVDYTPYEGREVTGWPVMTIRRGIPAMREGKLLAEEGSGRFLPRGPYDLARPLGRLANGFDAARAQLA
- the allE gene encoding (S)-ureidoglycine aminohydrolase; this encodes MHPRSMPVKPGRLPPGAYGHTRGVVKRNYAVMPPEGIMDSYLPRWEKTIVRFQAAPQLGARFAQALLEIAPDGGTCEAFGDGLERFFYITGGPVMLTVEGTAFPLDREGFAYLPPETRFSLRNDGPQEAAVIGLKRPYEPAGLPVPEPIVSRRSAVEKVNHNGTEGRTWEHLLPHGDMRFDMEMNILSFAPGAHFPDVETHINEHGLVMLEGQGMYLLDQDWHEVWQGDFIWMGPYCPQLFYPTGWTPSAYLLYKDVNRDVRF
- a CDS encoding aminotransferase-like domain-containing protein produces the protein MVTEAAFATRAGRMKASEIRELLKLLDRPDIVSFAGGIPDPALFPAEAFAEAYRHILAGEAGRAALQYSVSEGYRPLRDRLVGQMAGLGIACTADNVFIVSGSQQALDYLGKLYLSPSDTALVTTPTYLGALQAFNAYEPAYDQLSPGGNRTAESYRQAAAAAGGRVKLAYLSADFANPTGETLGREGRERLIDLAEELDVALVEDAAYQALRYDGEPIPPILALELARKGGDIERTRTIYCGSFSKTLSPGLRVGFVVASRAVIGKLVLIKQAADLHSSTINQMAIAEVAAGQFGEQVERVRAVYRRRRDAMLAALARYMPAGVAWTRPEGGMFVWLTLPAGLDAAALLAEAVETQKVAFVPGQAFHADGTGANTLRLSFSCADEAAIEAGIARLGGLLEGAIGRRAA
- a CDS encoding allantoate amidohydrolase codes for the protein MTSASEPSRDDADIAMARLDALAACTDEPGRITRLAFSPALRDANARVLAWMREAGMAAGIDAAGNVVGRWEAETAGASAVMIGSHLDTVRDGGRYDGPLGVVAGIAVVERLRREGRRLPLAVEVIGFADEEGVRFGGSILGSAAVAGTLAPDWRERRDADGIDAATALRSFGVDPDGVGAASRRRDPPAAYLELHIEQGPALEDADVPLGCVTAIAGATRLLVTVDGTAGHAGTVPMRLRRDALAAAAECVLAVERLCAGAEAVGTVGHLRVAPDAVNVIPGRVRFSVDIRAAQDEVRTRLVDAALAEFQASARRRRVELAWQVTSRTETTPCSPRLVEALAGVLAGMGLPAPRLASGAGHDGIAVSAITEIGMLFLRCAGGISHHPAESVTVADVRLGIEALHRWSLALRRG